In Topomyia yanbarensis strain Yona2022 chromosome 2, ASM3024719v1, whole genome shotgun sequence, one DNA window encodes the following:
- the LOC131682390 gene encoding leucine-rich PPR motif-containing protein, mitochondrial encodes MASILRSSKFVRYFAGFARNVVFNTVRETESSFVQPPQCLCINSISGFASSAANSGQALDRSLKRLDDDVRRSGRISRRDLEDVLEEIRVNRSATSAQSLLVIRCCGNLVPEELPEVRTALVQEIWNTLNSLNVAMDISHYNALLRVYLDNEHHFSPTEFLADLKAKGVEPNRVTYQRLISRYCQDGDIDGATKILEYMREKQLPVNEYVFNALIMGHSQADDLESATGILAVMSQAGLQPSADTYTTLLCGYARKADIDYINKTLESCEQKEIYLLDKDILEILYSLATNGHADKVDPLLAKIRKQAGYNQDAVNVILRLINKGQEDVCMKLLKTMPRATRNDGELANTGGFLIKQLVKAKRPAEKVLAICNELQSNGLNQNAYVIALETALKNGIVNLAIPLLKALNAQNQPVRQHYFWPLLCASDQPRPEGVLNILRTMLDEFDIHPNSETVREYAIPNLGISNHEEVIYLLRSVGISPAVGSAGCVYIALENNNLKEAVKIASRYKAYYTPGVYRKVLVSALVHSKDFDSYIRFCRYLYDNLARLNNRDEGNDDTEVNESDTPKFQAEVLGSMVYDVLVSFHTKRVEALTKVLTGFVNQGLSISHTQAERIQEKLGEEMTTEISSMLSRLAAGDLEPVQLETVNMKTENPWLNMSVPQLERLINDLQSRGENTNSLKNHLIRNAIRANDVSKTEEILKNLEEEKYVVQPGIYAQIIELYANNEKTEEAFALLDKVKANSPDFELDKTKIIKLAQSILNQNRFEDMLKFLAENKPTVGRDENEIDFSYNSAVWRMLNSLAEKGSVSEVNTLFTNLLENGFITPQNVFLGSLIKVHVVRDDLPTAINVFEEICQKYRATPWKNELTCRLIQAEDATNLQRLTDLSTEVHGEVNSLYDLVFAFVDCGRIRQARKILETPGLRTRYQRIQNACERYHSEGKTQSLEGLMEATKDLSHIDRTEIYHKLLKSYISEKEPEKALGLWTKMQEEDDTPSDAFLTELSSFLKASGYEVPFVISTDSPPAAPKTAKKENKSEKSVKPKRLTSTTLKDFKAAIKSGNPDRILETSDILSTTDKINLTEKSMVIEALVNRDRLNEASKLVLKMLDENLHPIPRIFKYFLNKLAATGDLETFEQINTRLPDNVKRLVSFDNRFCHANVASGNAEKYLQQLEAAIDSATSKEDAENAAKHFPIGGAAGILSQHPELHDRYQQLAERYVKWEIIAPVNALWAYHFTQGNEEQAQLLWDKYLVNTSRVMFQKVIQHARDNNDDALVRRLITQMKDSKVSENGVGIMYSCLIDALLSKGHVKQALDALNDGLQSVCLENMNRSALRRLKDGLTAIGQEFPYIIPERNANKPEDTSSSSSSSSSDDDVGKRK; translated from the exons ATGGCATCGATTCTGCGATCCAGTAAATTTGTACGTTATTTCGCCGGTTTCGCGCGGAACGTTGTATTCAATACCGTGCGTGAGACGGAGAGTAGTTTCGTTCAACCCCCGCAGTGTTTGTGCATCAATTCCATCAG TGGATTTGCGTCATCGGCGGCCAATTCGGGGCAAGCCTTGGATCGGTCGTTGAAACGGCTCGATGACGACGTACGGCGTTCGGGGCGTATCTCGCGACGAGACTTGGAAGATGTTTTGGAGGAAATACGTGTGAATCGGTCGGCTACCAGTGCCCAGTCGCTGCTGGTCATTCGATGCTGTG GAAACCTGGTCCCCGAAGAGCTACCGGAGGTACGAACAGCACtggtgcaggaaatatggaacACACTCAATAGCCTTAATGTGGCGATGGACATTTCCCACTACAATGCGCTACTTCGAGTCTATCTGGATAACGAGCACCACTTTTCTCCGACCGAGTTTTTGGCCGATCTGAAAGCGAAGGGAGTTGAACCGAATCGAGTCACGTATCAACGGCTGATTTCGCGCTACTGTCAGGATGGGGATATCGATGGAGCCACCAAGATTCTGGAGTATATGCGTGAGAAACAGCTACCGGTTAATGAGTACGTGTTCAATGCTCTGATCATGGGTCATTCACAGGCTGA TGACTTGGAATCAGCAACGGGCATTTTGGCCGTTATGTCTCAAGCCGGATTGCAGCCATCGGCGGATACGTACACCACGTTGTTGTGTGGATACGCTCGGAAAGCTGACATCGACTACATCAACAAAACGTTGGAGTCGTGCGAGCAGAAGGAAATTTATTTGCTTGATAAAGACATCCTGGAGATCCTGTACTCGCTAGCAACAAATGGTCACGCCGATAAGGTCGATCCGTTGTTGGCAAAAATACGAAAGCAAGCTGGATATAATCAGGATGCAGTTAACGTCATACTGCGTTTAATTAACAAGGGTCAGGAAGATGTCTGTATGAAGTTGCTCAAAACTATGCCTAGAGCGACACGGAATGATGGCGAGTTGGCAAATACTGGTGGATTCCTAATTAAACAGTTGGTAAAAGCGAAACGACCCGCTGAAAAAGTGCTTGCTATTTGCAACGAACTGCAGAGCAATGGATTGAACCAAAACGCTTACGTGATAGCTTTGGAGACAGCTTTGAAGAACGGTATTGTTAATTTGGCTATCCCTCTACTAAAGGCGTTAAACGCACAGAATCAACCCGTTCGTCAGCACTACTTCTGGCCACTTCTGTGCGCAAGTGATCAACCTAGACCGGAGGgtgtgttgaatattttgagaaCCATGCTAGATGAGTTCGATATTCATCCTAACAGTGAAACAGTGCGTGAATATGCCATCCCGAATCTCGGGATTAGCAATCACGAGGAAGTAATCTATCTGCTTCGAAGCGTAGGAATCTCTCCGGCTGTTGGCAGTGCAGGCTGCGTTTATATAGCCTTGGAAAACAACAATCTAAAAGAAGCAGTAAAAATTGCTTCCCGATACAAGGCTTACTACACACCAGGAGTTTATCGTAAGGTGCTCGTATCGGCACTTGTTCACTCCAAAGATTTTGATTCCTACATTCGATTCTGTCGTTACCTGTACGACAATTTAGCGAGGCTTAATAACAGGGATGAGGGTAATGATGATACTGAAGTCAACGAATCCGACACACCAAAGTTCCAAGCCGAGGTGCTCGGATCGATGGTTTATGATGTGCTTGTTTCTTTCCATACCAAACGGGTTGAAGCGTTGACAAAAGTGCTGACAGGATTTGTAAATCAAGGATTGTCAATTAGTCATACGCAAGCGGAACGAATTCAGGAGAAACTGGGAGAAGAAATGACAACCGAAATCTCGTCAATGCTGAGCCGTCTGGCAGCAGGCGATTTGGAACCAGTTCAGTTGGAGACAGTGAATATGAAAACGGAGAATCCGTGGTTAAATATGTCGGTGCCACAGCTTGAAAGATTGATAAACGATTTGCAATCCCGTGGAGAAAACACCAATTCACTAAAAAATCATCTTATTCGTAATGCAATCCGAGCCAACGACGTTTCCAAAACAGAGGAAATCCTCAAGAATTTAGAAGAGGAGAAATACGTAGTCCAACCGGGAATTTACGCCCAAATCATTGAGTTGTATGCCAACAACGAAAAAACGGAAGAAGCTTTCGCTCTGTTAGATAAGGTTAAAGCCAATTCACCAGACTTTGAGTTGGACAAAACGAAAATTATCAAGCTTGCCCAATCCATATTGAACCAGAATCGTTTTGAGGACATGTTAAAATTTTTGGCCGAAAACAAACCCACGGTTGGTCGTGACGAAAATGAGATTGATTTCAGTTATAACAGTGCCGTTTGGAGAATGCTAAATAGTTTAGCCGAAAAGGGAAGTGTAAGTGAGGTGAATACATTGTTTACCAACCTTTTGGAAAATGGATTCATCACACCGCAGAATGTTTTCCTCGGCTCGTTGATCAAG GTTCACGTGGTCCGTGACGACCTACCAACAGCAATCAATGTATTTGAAGAAATTTGCCAAAAGTATCGCGCAACGCCTTGGAAGAATGAACTCACCTGTCGACTAATCCAGGCGGAAGATGCAACGAATTTACAGCGCCTAACCGACCTCAGCACTGAAGTTCATGGTGAAGTCAACAGTTTGTACGATTTAGTGTTTGCTTTCGTCGACTGTGGCCGGATTCGCCAGGCTAGAAAAATACTGGAGACACCCGGACTACGCACCAGATATCAACGCATCCAGAATGCCTGCGAACGATACCACTCAGAGGGGAAAACACAGAGTCTGGAAGGACTAATGGAAGCGACGAAAGATTTGAGTCATATCGATCGAACGGAGATATACCACAAACTGCTGAAAAGTTACATCAGCGAAAAAGAACCTGAGAAGGCACTAGGACTGTGGACAAAGATGCAGGAAGAGGATGATACCCCTTCGGATGCATTTTTGACTGAACTGTCAAGTTTCCTTAAAGCTTCCGGGTATGAAGTTCCATTTGTCATTTCCACCGATAGTCCACCAGCTGCTCCCAAAACGGCGAAAaaggaaaataaatctgagaaaTCGGTGAAACCTAAACGGCTGACTTCTACTACGTTGAAAGACTTCAAGGCTGCCATAAAAAGCGGCAATCCTGATCGGATTTTGGAAACAAGTGACATACTGTCCACGACAGACAAGATTAATCTCACCGAAAAATCGATGGTCATTGAAGCACTTGTAAACCGTGATCGGCTAAACGAAGCATCCAAATTAGTACTGAAAATGCTTGATGAGAACCTTCATCCAATTCCCcgcattttcaaatatttccttAACAAGTTGGCGGCTACTGGTGATTTGGAAACATTCGAGCAAATCAACACCCGGTTGCCTGATAACGTCAAAAGATTAGTGTCCTTCGATAATCGATTCTGTCACGCCAACGTGGCAAGTGGTAATGCTGAAAAGTACTTGCAGCAGCTAGAAGCTGCGATCGATTCTGCTACAAGCAAAGAAGATGCAGAAAATGCGGCGAAACATTTTCCAATCGGAGGAGCCGCGGGAATTCTTTCACAACATCCGGAATTACATGATCGATACCAACAACTTGCGGAGCGATACGTCAAATGGGAAATTATTGCTCCAGTAAATGCGCTGTGGGCGTATCACTTTACTCAGGGCAATGAGGAACAGGCCCAGCTTTTGTGGGATAAATATTTAGTCAACACTTCGAGGGTTATGTTTCAGAAGGTGATTCAACATGCAAGAGATAACAACGACGATGCACTCGTTCGTCGTCTAATCACACAGATGAAAGATTCAAAAGTTAGCGAGAATGGCGTCGGAATCATGTACAGTTGTTTGATCGATGCTCTGCTTTCGAAGGGGCATGTCAAGCAAGCGCTCGATGCACTTAACGATGGGTTGCAGAGTGTTTGCCTGGAGAACATGAACCGGTCGGCACTCAGGAGACTGAAGGATGGTTTGACAGCAATCGGACAGGAATTCCCATACATAATCCCGGAACGGAACGCAAATAAACCGGAGGATACATCTAGCAGCAGCAGTAGTAGCAGCAGTGACGACGATGTTGGCAAGAGAAAGTAA
- the LOC131682393 gene encoding DNA-directed RNA polymerases I and III subunit RPAC1, with protein sequence MNDLLEKPRIYLEEHKLKQDANDYGLADELWDFQRFQQQLQIVIVRYDENELEFDMIGVSPAIANAFRRLMLSEVPSMAIEKVHIYNNTSIIQDEVLAHRLGLIPLKADPRLFEYKTNENDPANALDTLEFELKVKCTRKNKDATDVTNNDNMYKNHSIYSGQIKWVPIGNQASIYKESDVGPIDDDILISKMRPGHEFDIKLFAVKGIGKDHAKFSPVATASYRLLPDVRLNRQVVGRDALLLQKCFSPGVIGIDKDEQAYVKDARYDSCSRNVYRYPQIADAVTLSRVRNHFIFTVESGALKPDVIFVEAAKVLKKKCKMFLDEIKEIFKIHLFRLSGWHISY encoded by the exons ATGAACGATTTGCTTGAAAAGCCACGAATCTATCTGGAGGAACACAAGCTCAAACAGGATGCCAACGACTATGGTTTGGCGGATGAGCTGTGGGATTTTCAGCGTTTCCAGCAACAGTTACAAATTGTGATAGTGCGCTATGACGAAAACGAACTGGAATTTGATATGATCGGTGTAAGTCCAGCGATTGCCAACGCGTTTCGTCGGTTGATGCTGAGCGAAGTTCCTAGTATGGCCATCGAGAAGGTGCACATTTACAACAATACTTCAATCATTCAGGATGAAGTGCTTGCTCATCGGTTAGGGTTGATCCCGTTGAAAGCTGATCCTCGATTATTCGAATACAAAACAAACGAGAACGATCCGGCGAATGCATTGGATACTTTGGAGTTCGAGCTGAAGGTAAAATGTACCCGCAAAAATAAGGATGCCACTGACGTAACAAACAACGACAATATGTACAAAAATCACAGCATCTACTCCGGTCAGATCAAATGGGTTCCAATAGGTAATCAAGCATCAATTTATAAGGAATCCGACGTGGGACCGATTGATGATGATATACTGATTAGTAAGATGCGTCCTGGGCATGAATTCGACATCAAATTGTTTGCCGTGAAAGGAATTGGCAAAGATCATGCCAAGTTTTCGCCAGTAGCGACAGCTTCCTATAGATTGCTTCCCGATGTTCGCCTGAATCGACAGGTGGTTGGGAGGGATGCGTTGCTACTACAGAAATGCTTTTCTCCCGGAGTAATTGGAATCGACAAAGATGAGCAAGCGTACGTGAAAGATGCTCGCTATGACAGTTGCAGTAGGAACGTGTACCGGTACCCGCAGATTGCGGATGCTGTAACTCTAAGTCGGGTGCGAAATCATTTCATTTTTACTGTGGAATCGGGAGCTTTGAAGCCGGATGTGATTTTCGTGGAGGCTGCAAAGGTACTGAAGAAGAAATGCAAAATGTTCCTGGATGAAATAAAAG AAATCTTCAAGATACATCTGTTTAGGCTATCCGGCTGGCACATAAGCTATTAA
- the LOC131682391 gene encoding zinc finger protein 121-like, translating into MDFTNRCRGCLSNDEETLRSLEDSATIQLFEECIGLKMCIRPGFPNNICGTCYGKCMSWYKFRQQCWSTNDLLNFKLHPNDEQAEEIQSNESIDETNRKPIISIATVNQESVFDGQEYQIIQTEPEYRKPDDSESEEKPHLLEQEVEIEELVEECDFRDDDAGEESMEEYYLSEEADDVEENNDPEIVLKKRDLEDGASESLTNESAKSKDFTCDQCKMRFRSTERYKAHLRHHKGLKPEVCKVCSSEFNSSRALRRHMHKHTDGKKYQCKDCGKSYKYATSLTLHRKCHQDVQKFVCDLCGKSFIRAHGLKSHMLSHSTDTPFECDQCQRRFKNEAMLRNHVFRTHEGTKNFHCSDCQKSFATGAELRIHTRSHTNQKPFKCSLCDKRYKTASHLSVHFRTAHTSERPYACDLCSQTFAHSKVLKHHRFTHTGERPWSCNLCQRTFRQKSTLQGHLKTHGKKIAAPIKSHTGTGVVQLPEILTKVDD; encoded by the exons ATGGATTTCACTAACCGTTGTCGTGGATGTTTATCAAATGACGAAGAAACCCTACGGTCATTAGAGGATTCAGCTACTATCCAACTGTTTGAGGAATGCATTGGATTAAAG ATGTGCATACGACCGGGTTTCCCAAACAACATCTGCGGTACTTGCTACGGGAAGTGTATGTCCTGGTACAAATTCCGCCAGCAGTGCTGGTCAACAAACGATTTGTTGAACTTTAAGCTCCATCCAAATGATGAACAAGCCGAAGAAATCCAGTCAAATGAATCCATCGATGAAACAAATAGAAAACCAATAATTTCTATTGCAACTGTTAACCAGGAATCTGTTTTCGACGGTCAGGAATACCAAATTATTCAGACTGAGCCTGAATATAGAAAACCCGATGATAGCGAAAGCGAAGAGAAGCCACATTTGCTAGAGCAGGAAGTGGAAATTGAAGAACTAGTTGAGGAGTGTGACTTCAGGGATGATGATGCTGGTGAGGAATCTATGGAAGAATATTATTTGTCGGAGGAGGCTGATGACGTTGAAGAGAATAACGATCCAGAGATAGTACTAAAAAAACGAGATCTAGAGGATGGCGCTTCGGAATCACTAACAAATGAGAGTGCGAAGAGCAAAGATTTTACATGTGATCAGTGTAAGATGCGCTTCCGAAGTACTGAGCGCTATAAGGCTCATTTACGTCACCACAAAGGTCTCAAACCGGAAGTTTGCAAGGTCTGTAGTAGCGAGTTCAACAGTTCCAGAGCTTTGCGGCGACACATGCACAAGCATACGGATGGTAAAAAATACCAATGCAAAGATTGTGGGAAAAGTTACAAATATGCTACCTCTTTAACTCTTCATCGCAAATGTCACCAAGACGTGCAAAAATTCGTTTGTGACCTCTGTGGAAAATCTTTCATAAGAGCCCACGGATTAAAGAGTCACATGCTGTCTCATTCAACGGACACCCCGTTTGAGTGTGATCAGTGTCAGAGAAGATTCAAAAATGAAGCTATGCTTAGGAATCATGTTTTTCGGACACATGAAGGAACCAAAAATTTCCACTGTTCCGATTGCCAAAAATCCTTCGCTACCGGAGCAGAACTCAGAATCCATACGAGAAGTCATACAAATCAAAAACCGTTCAAATGCTCGCTTTGTGATAAACGATACAAAACAGCGAGCCACCTTTCGGTTCATTTCCGGACAGCTCACACCTCGGAAAGACCATATGCGTGTGATTTGTGCTCGCAAACTTTTGCTCACAGTAAAGTGCTGAAACATCATCGGTTTACACACACAGGAGAGCGCCCTTGGAGCTGCAACCTTTGTCAACGGACTTTTCGACAAAAGAGTACTCTCCAGGGGCACCTGAAAACGCACGGCAAAAAGATAGCAGCGCCAATCAAATCACATACTGGAACAGGGGTAGTTCAGCTACCGGAGATCTTGACAAAAGTGGATGATTAA